ATCCCCGAGGCCTTGAAGATCAGCACGAAGCCCAGGGCGACAAGCGCATACATCACGCCCGCCATCAGGCCGTTCAGCGTAACCTCCATCGCGAAGACGAGCTGGTCAGGCAACATGGTGAAGCGCCTCCTCGGGACGGGTGCTGCGGCCGCGCGGGCGACCCTTGGTGTCGGTGGACTGTCCCGGCGGGGTCCGGGGGCCGAGGCCGTCGTTCAGCAGAACCGGCCGCGGCATCGACATGAGTTCGTCACGTCTTGCCCGGCAATCGGGCGGAGCCGCGGGCGTGCGCGCGATCTCGCAGTCCGGCAGGTCCGGGCAGGGAGCGGCCGGGGTGGAACCGTCGGCCTGCGGAGGGGGGCAGCTGGAGGGCGGCCTAGTCATGCTGCACCCCCAGATAGGCGTCGATCACCGCCTGGTTGTTGCGCACCTCGTCGGGCGTGCCGTCGCCGATCTTCTTGCCGTAGTCCATCACGACCACCCGGTCGGAGAGATCCATGACCACGCCCATGTCGTGCTCGATCAGCGCGATGGTGGTGCCGAACTCGTCGTTGGTGTCGAGGATGAAGCGGCTCATGTCCTCCTTCTCCTCGACGTTCATGCCGGCCATCGGCTCGTCGAGCAGCAGAAGCTTCGGCTCGGTCGCCAGCGCCCGCGCGAGCTCCACCCGTTTCTTCAGGCCGTAGGGCAGGCGGCCCACCGGCGTCTTGCGGATGTGCTGGATCTCGAGGAAGTCGATGATCTTCTCGACCTTGGCGCGGTGCTCGACCTCCTCGGCCTGCGCGCGGCCCCACCAGAGCGCCTGGCTCCAGAGCCCCGTCTTCATCAGCGTGAGCCGCCCGGTCATGATGTTGTCCAGAACGCTCATGCCTTCGAACAGCGCGATGTTCTGGAAGGTGCGGGCGATGCCCTGCTGGGCGACCTCATAGGGCTTCATCGGCGGGCGGCGGCGGCCCTTGAACCAGACCTCGCCCTCCTGCGGGACGTAGAAGCCCGACATGACGTTGAGCATCGAGGACTTGCCCGCGCCGTTCGGGCCGATGATCGCGCGGATCTCGCCCTCGCGGATGTCGAAGCTGATGTCGGTGATCGCCTTCACGCCCCCGAAGCGCAGCGTGATGTTCTTCATCTCCATCAGCACGCCGCCGATGCGCGGCTCTTCGGGCTCGGGCTTGTCCATGCGCAGGGCATCCATTGCGTTCATTCCGCAGCCATCCTCTGGCCCGTGCCGCTGGCGACCGCGGCGTCCTCGATCCGGAGCGTGGCGCGGATCGCGCCCTTGCGGCCGTCCTCGTAGGTGACCTCGGTCTCGGTGGCGATGCTGGTGCGCCCGTCGTAGAGCGCGGCGATCAGGTCGTGGTACTTCTCCTCGATCACCTTGCGGCGGACCTTGCGGGTGCGGGTCATCTCGCCGTCGTCGGCGTCGAGTTCCTTGTGCAGGATCAGGAAGCGGTGGATCTGGCAGCCCGAGAGCATCGGGTCGGCGGCGACGGAGGCATTAACCTCCTCGACGTGGCCGCGGATCATCTCGTAGACGGCCGGATGGGCGGCCAGTTCCTGATACGAGGAATAGGCGATGTTGTTCCGCTCGGCCCAGTTCCCCACCGCGTTCAGGTCGATGTTGACGAAGGCGGTGCACATCTGCCGGCCGTTGCCGAACACCACCGCCTCGAGGATCGAGGGGAAGAACTTCAGCTTGTTCTCGACGTATTTCGGCGCGAAGAGGTGCCCGTCCGCCATGCGGCCCACGTCCTTCGCCCGGTCGATGATGCGCAGGTGGCCGGTGGCTTCCTCGAAGAAGCCCGCGTCGCCTGTCGCCACCCAGCCCTCGGCATCCTTGGTCGAGGCGGTGCTTTCGGCGTTCTTGTAGTATTCCACGAAGGTTCCAGGGCTGCGGTAGAACACTTCGCCATTCTCGGCAATGCGGACTTCCACCCCCGGCGAGGGCACGCCCACGGTGTCCGAGCGCACCTGACCGTCGGGCTGCTGGGTGATGAAGACCGAGGCCTCGGTCTGGCCGTAGAGCTGCTTCAGGTTGATCCCGAGCGAGCGGTAGAAGTCGAAGATCTCCGGCCCGATCGCCTCGCCGGCGGTGTAGCCCACGCGGATGCGGGAAAACCCCAGCGTGTTCTTCAGCGGCCCGTAGATCAACTTGTCGCCGATGAAATAGGCCAGCCGGTCATTGACGCTCACCGGCTTGCCGTCGAGGATTGCGGGGCCCACCTTGCGCGCAACCTTCATGTAGTGGTGGAACAGCGCCTTCTTGATTCGGCCGGCATCCTCCATGCGGATCATGACGTTGGTCAGCTGGCCCTCGAACACGCGGGGCGGGGCGAAGAAATAGGTCGGCCCGATCTCGCGCAGGTCGTTCATCATGGTCGTGGCGCTTTCCGGGCAGTTCACGCAGAAGCCCGTCCACATCGCCTGCCCGACCGAGAAGATGAAGTCGCCCACCCAGGCCATCGGCAGGTAGGCCAGCACCTCGTCGCCGGGGCGCAGGTTGTCGAACTCGGCCGAGTTCTTCGAGGTCTCGATGATATTGCGGTTCGACAGGACCACGCCCTTGGGCTTGCCGGTCGTGCCCGAGGTGTAGAGCATCACGCAGGTCGAGTCGTAGGTGAGCTCGGCAATGCGGTGATCCAGCTCCGCATCGAAGCGTAGATGGGCGGCGCGGCCCTCGGCCACCACGTCGTGCAGCCAGTTCATGCGGGAATGGTCGTATTTCCGCATTCCGCGCTTGTCGACGTAGATCACCTGCTCGATGTGGTGGATGCGGTCCTGCACCTCGATGATCTTGTCGACCTGCTCCTGATCGCCGCAGACCACGAAGGTCGCGCCGCAGTGATCGAGCACATAGGCCATCTCGTCGGCCACCGCGTCCTGATAGAGCGGCACCGGGATCGCGCCGCACATCTGCGCCGCCACCATCGACCAGTAGAGCGCGGGGCGGTTCCGCCCCACCACGGCGACATAGTCGCCGCGCTTCAACCCCAGCGCGAGGAAGCCGAGCGCGGTGGCCCGGATTTCCTCGGCCGCTTCGGCCCAGCTCCAGACCTGCCAGATGCCGAATTCCTTCTCGCGATAGGCCGGCGCGTTGTCGAACAGTGCCGCATTGCGCTGAAGCAGCGCCGGAATCGACACGAGATCTCTCGGTCCTGCCATTCCTCTCCTCCCTGAAGCCTTGCGGCCTTCCTCCGGCGACGCCCGGAGGCGCCTGCGGCGAGGATTCTGCGACCCTCTCCCGCTGCGACACCGACGCTCGCCCGCAAAGGTTGCGCGACTTTTTCGCAAACCTTGCGAATTGTAACAGGTGCCGATCCCCCTTCCGCGCGGCCCGGCCGGGGTGCTAGCCAAGGGCAGGGGAGGAGACCGATGGCGGACAAGGACGAGGCGCGCGTGGCGCTGACACGGGCGGGGCTGAACCTGATCCAGCAGGGGCTGTCGATCTATGACAGCAGCCTGAAGCTGGCGGTCTGGAACCGCCGCTTCCGCGAGATGTTCGACCTGCCGGAGCGGCTGGCCTCGGAGGGGGCGGATTTCGCCGAGACGATCCGCTATCTGGTCGAGCGCGGCGAATACGGGCCGGTGGACGATCCCGAGACGGCCGTCCGCAGCCGCGTGGCGGCCGCCCAGACCTTCCAGCCGCATTACATGGAGCGCGAGCGCCCCTCGGGCCGCTGGATTTCGGTCGAGGGCGCGCCGCTGCCGCAGGGCGGCTGGGTCACGGTCTATACCGACATCACCGAGATCAAACTGCAGGAGAGCCTGCTGCGCGCGCGCTCCGAGGTGCTGTCGGGCGAGGTTCTGGCCAATGCCGAGCGGCTGGCGCAGGCGAACCGCGCGCTGGCCGCCACCAACACCGCGCTGGAAGAGGCGCAGCGCGAACTGACCGAGATGGAGGCGCGCACCCGGCTGACCACCGAGATGATGCCGGCCCACATCGCCCATGTCGGCCGCGACCTGCGCTATACCTACTCGAACCGCCGCCTGTCGCAGGTGATCCCGGGGCGACCGTCGGACATCCTTGGCCTCACCGGGCGCGAGGCACTGGGCGAGGATGTCTTTGGCAAGATCCGCCCCTGCCTGCTTCGCGCGCTGGAGGGCGAGCCCTCGGTGCTGGAATTCACCGCCGAGGACAGCGGCACGCGGATCCGCTCGGCCTTCACGCCCGACCGGATCGGCAACGGGCCGATCAACGGCGTCTATATCCTCTCGATGGATGTGACCGCCGAGACGCAGGCGCGCGAGGCGCTGATCCAGACCCGCAAGCGCGAGCTGACAGCGCAGCTGACCAGCGGGCTCGCGCATGATTTCGCCAACCTCCTGACGGTGATCCTGGGGTTGCAGGGCAGGCTCGAACGGCTCGGGCTGCCCGAGGAGGGGCGGCAGCTCGTCTCGGCCACGGTGGCGGCGGCGCGGCGTGGTGGGGTGCTGCTCGACCAGATCGCCTCGATCTCGGGCAAGCGCGAACTGCAGCCGAAGGCGACGGTGCTGCAACGCTTCCTCTCCGACCTGCAGCTGATCGCGACGCCGACGCTGCCCGAGACCGTCCGGCTGGAGATCGAGGTGGCGGGGACGATCCCTCCGGTGATGCTGGACGCGGGCGCGCTGCAGGATGCCGCGCTGAACCTGATCCTGAACGCGCGCGATGCGATCGGCCCCAATGGCGGCACGATCCGCCTGACGGCCCGCGCGGTGCGCGACACCTGGATCGAGATCCTTGTCGAGGATGACGGCCCGGGCTTCACCGAAGCCGCGCTGGAACATGCGCTCGACCCGTTCTTCACCACGAAGGGCGGGGTGGGCTCGGGCCTCGGCCTCTCGATGGTCTATGACCAGATCAAGCTGGCGGGCGGGACGGTCCGCCTCGGCAACCGTCCGGGAGGGGGGGCCGCGGTCCAGCTCCGCCTGCCACTGAAGCCCGCCGACAAGCCGGCCGCGCCGACCCTCGTGCTGCTGGTCGAGGACAATCCCGACATCCGCGAGACCGTGCGCGAGATGCTGCGCGCCAGAGGTCACGCGGTGATCGAGGCCGCCAGCGCCGACGAGGCGCTGACGCTGACCGACATCCCCGGCCTCGGCCTCGTGCTGTCCGACGTGAACCTGCCCGGCCGGCTCTCCGGCGTCGATCTGGCGGAACGGCTTGCGGCGCGCGGCCATCCGGCGCGGGTCGTGCTGATGACCTCGCTTCCCGCCGGCGACCCGCGCCGCCGTCGCGCCGAGGCTGCGGCCGAGGTCCTGTCCAAACCCTTCGACGCCGCCGCCCTCGCCGCCCTTCTCGGAGCCGCCGCATGAGCCGTGCCCCCCATGTTGCCATCCTCGACGACGAGCCGGAGATCCGCCGCATGCTCGCCGATGCGCTGGAGGATGCCGGTTTCCAGACCACCGCCTACGGGCGCGCGACCGAGTTCGAGGCCGCGCTGAAGCGGCGCACGCCCGATGTCTGCCTTGTCGATCTGGGCCTGCCCGACCGGGACGGGCTGGCGCTCGTCCATCGGCTGGCGCTGGAATCGGGTGCGGCCATCATCATCGTCTCGGGCCGTGCACAGGTGCAGGACCGCGTGACGGGGCTGGAACTCGGCGCCGACGACTACATCATCAAGCCGTTCGATCCGGCCGAGGTCGTGGCCCGCGTGCGCGCCCGCCTGCGAAAGGGGCGCGCCGAGACGGCTCCTGTGGCGCAGACCGCGCGCTTCTCGGGCTGGACCGCGCATTTCGACCGCTACCTGCTGGTGGCCGAGGACGGGACGGAGGTCACCTTCAGCCATGCCGAAGGGGAGGTGCTGCGGCTGTTCCTCGAGGCGCCGCGCCGGCTGATCTCGCGGGCGCAGATGCAGGAAAGCCTCGGCGGGGCGGCGGGCGAAAGCTTCGACCGGGCCATGGACGTGCGGATCTCGCGGCTGCGCACGAAGCTGGGCGAGGATCCGAGGAACCCCACGCTGATCAAGACGATCTACGGCGCGGGCTACATCTTCCTCGGCGAGGTCGAGTGGCGCTAGCAGCCCGAGGGGCACCGCCCGTGCGCCGGCTGTTGACACCCCGCGCGGGACTTGTATAAGCGCGCATCCCCGGGGATCGCCCGGGGTTTTCCATTGGTGTTGGTGGCCCCCGCAAGGGGATGACCTGTCGCCCGGGAGACCGGGAAAGGACAACGCCCTTCACAATTCGAAGGAGATCAGCGGTGACCAAACGCACCTCTGCCAAGTACAAGATCGACCGCCGCATGGGCGAAAACATCTGGGGCCGTCCGAAGTCCCCGGTGAACAAGCGCGAATACGGCCCCGGCCAGCACGGTCAGCGCCGCAAGAACAAGCTCTCGGACTTCGGCACGCAGCTGCGCGCCAAGCAGAAGCTGAAGGGCTACTACGGCGACCTGACCGAAAAGCAGTTCCGCAAGATCTACACCGAGGCCGAGCGCGTCAAGGGCGACACCGGCGAGATGCTGATCGGCCTGCTCGAGCGTCGTCTGGATGCCATCGTCTATCGCGCCAAGTTCGTTCCGACCATCTTCGCCGCCCGCCAGTTCGTGAACCACGGCCACGTGACCGTGAACGGCCAGCGCGTGAACATCGGCTCCTACCGCTGCAAGGAAGGCGACGTGATCCAGGTGCGCGAGAAGTCGCGTCAACTGGCCTCGGTGCTCGAAGCCACCCAGCTGGCCGAGCGTGACGTGCCCGACTACATCGAGGTGGACTACTCGAAGATGACGGCGACCTTCGTCCGCACCCCGGGTCTGGGCGACGTGCCCTATCCGGTGCAGATGGAGCCGAACCTCGTCGTCGAATTCTACGCGAAGAACTGACGGGGCGGGGCCGCGCGCCCCGGTCCGCACGGCGGCCCGGTCTTCGGATCGGGCGCCGACGCCTCGGCCGCCCGCTGTTGCGTGGCGGCCTTTTTCGTCCCCAAGATGCAGGGCCCCATGCCATGGCTTGTGGCCACAGGGACGCATTGCCATAGGCGCGACACGTTCCCGTTCAGTTCGCGCTGGTCTCGCTGCCTCGGCAGGGCTAGAACCCGCTGGCAGAGGAAGGTGACCCATGAGCGACGCCATACGCCCCCAGCCCGGCATTCTCGACATCGCCCTGTACGAGGGCGGAAAGAGCCATGTGGCGGGGATCCAGAACGCGCTGAAACTCTCGTCCAACGAGAACCCCTTCGGCCCCTCGCCGAAGGCGAAGGAAGCCTTCCTGCGCTCGGTCCATATGCTGCACCGCTATCCCTCGACCGACCACGCGGGCCTGCGTCACGCCATCGCCGAGGTCCATGGCCTCGACGCCGACCGCGTGATCTGCGGCTGCGGCTCGGACGAGATCATCACCTTCCTGTGCCAGGCCTATGCCGGCCCGCACACCGATGTGGTGTTCACCGAGCACGGCTTCCTGATGTACCGCATCTCGGCGCTTGCCGTCGGGGCGACCCCGGTCGAGGTGGCCGAGCGGGAGCGGACGACGGATGTCGATGCGATCCTTGCCGCCTGCACGCCGCGGACGCGGCTGGTGTTCCTTGCCAACCCGAACAACCCGACCGGCACGATGATCGGACAGGCCGATCTGGCGCGGCTGGCAGCGGGGCTGCCGCCGCAGGCGATCCTCGTACTGGATGGCGCCTATGCCGAATACGTGCCGGGTTATGACGCGGGCCTTCGGCTGATCGAGGAACGCTCGAACGTCGTCATGACGCGGACCTTTTCCAAGATCTACGGACTCGGCGGGCTCCGGATCGGCTGGGGCTATGGTCCGAAGGCGATCATCGACGTGCTGAACCGGATCCGGGGGCCGTTCAACCTTTCGACCACCCAGCTCGAGACGGCCGAGGCCGCGGTGCGCGACCAGGACCACGTGGCCCGCTGCCGCGCCGACAATGCCCGCTGGCGGGTGTGGCTGGCCGAGGCTCTGGCGGAAATCGGCGTGCCGTCCGATACTTCCATGGCGAACTTCATCCTCGCGCGCTTTGCCGACACCGAAGAGGCCGAGGCCTGCGACCTCTACCTGCAAAGCCAGGGCCTGATCGTTCGCCGCGTCGCCGGCTACAAGCTGCCGCATTGCCTGCGCATCACCATCGGCGACGAGGCGTCGTGCCGCCGCGTGGCCCATGCCATCGCCCAGTTCAAGAGGACGCGCTGATGGCAATCTACGAGCGCGTGGCGCTGATCGGGCTCGGGCTCATCGCCTCGTCCATGGCTCATGCGATGCGCCAAGGCGGGCTCTGCTCCGAGATCACCGGGCACGCCCGCAGCGCTGAAACGCGCGCGACCGCGGCCGAGATCGGCCTCTGCGACCGGGTGTTCGAGACGGCGGCCGAGGCGGTCAAAGGGGCGGATCTCGTCGTGCTGGCCGTGCCGGTCGGCGCGATGGAGGCGGTGGCGGCCGAGATCGCGCCGCACCTGAAGCCGGGCGCGACGGTGACCGACGTGGGTTCGGTCAAGCAGGCGGTGATCGCCGCGGTGGAGCCGCACATCCCCGAGGGCGTGCACTTCATCCCCGGCCACCCGCTGGCCGGCACCGAGCATTCAGGGCCGCGCTCGGGCTTTGCCACGCTGTTCCGCAACCGCTGGTGGCTGCTGACGCCCAACGACCGCACCGATCCCGAGGCGCTCGCGCGCCTGCGGTCGCTTTGCGAGGGGATGGGGGCCAATGTCGACACGATGGATGCCGCCCATCACGATCTGGTGCTGGCGGTCACGAGTCATACGCCTCACCTCATAGCCTATACGATGGTCGGAGTCGCGGATCATCTTCGCCGCGTCACCCAATCGGAGGTTATCCGCTACTCGGCGGCGGGTTTCCGCGACTTTACGCGCATCGCGGCCTCGGACCCGACGATGTGGAGGGATGTCTTCTTGACAAACAAGGAGGCCACGCTGGACATTCTCGGACGTTTCACCGAAGAACTTTTCGCGCTGCAGAGGGCCATTCGTCTGGGTGATGGGGATCACCTGCACGAATACTTTACCCGTACGCGCGCGATCCGGCGGGGCATCATCGAGGCCGGGCAGGACACGGCGGCACCTGACTTCGGCCGGACGGGCGGAGGTCCGACAACGGGGAAAGGCTAGGGAACGATGCGGGCATTCGGGGTGGCGGTTCTGCTGACGGGATTACTGGCCGGAACCGCTGTCGCAGATGCCCCCTCGGTATCGCTCCGGCCCTCGGCCAACCCCGCCATGCAGCGCATCGCCGCCGCGACCGGCAGCGAGACCACGCCCGAACAGGTCCTTCGTCCCCGCGCGCGGCCCGCGCTGAAGGTGGCCTCGGCGCCGGTGTCCACTCCGGCTCCCGCCGCCGAGCAGGCGCCGGCCATGAGCTTCCTCGCCCAGCCCGAGCCCAGCCGCAAGCGTGCCGGCATCCTTGGCGCCTTGTTCCGCCCCAAGGCGCGCCCGAAGGAGGAAGTGACGCAGGCGGCGGCCGTCCGCACGCGTCCGGGCAGCGCCATGGTGCAGGGCCGCCGCGGCTCGGTCTGCGGCGATCCCACGATCCGCGGCGAGGCGATCGCCCCCATCGCGGGGCGGATCCGCGGCTGCGGCATCGCCGATCCCGTCAAGGTGACGTCGATCGACGGCGTGCAGCTGAGCATGAGCGCGACCATGGACTGCACCACGGCCCGCGCGCTGAAATCCTGGATCAACCGCGGCCTGCGCCCGAACCTCGCCTCGGACGTGGTGCGGCTGGAGATCGCCGGCGCCTACACCTGCCGTAGCCGCAACAACGTGCGCGGCGCGCCGGTCAGCGAGCATGGCCGTGGCAAGGCGGTGGACATCTCGGGCTTCACCCTCGCCAACGGCAAGTCGGTGAGCGTGGCCCGCGACTGGCGGCGGGACAAGCCGATGCGGGCTGCGCACCGGGCCGCCTGCGGGATCTTCGGCACCACGCTCGGCCCGGGCTCCGACGGCTATCATGAGGATCATCTGCATTTCGATACCGTCAGCCGGCGCAGTCCCTATTGCCGCTGACCCTTCGGTAGCCGCGGACGGCCGCGATGCCGCAGCTTGCGGCGGCAGTCCGGCCACCCCCGCACGATGGGACCTTCCAAACCCCGCTCCGCTGTTGTCTACACGACAGGGCAGGAGGATCGGCATGGACGGACCGCTCTGGGTCTTCGGATACGGCTCGCTGATCTGGGACCCGGGCTTCCCCGTGGCCCGGACGCTGACGGCGCGCCTTGACGGCTGGCGCCGCAGTTTCTGCATGACCTCGATCCACTACCGCGGCACCGTGGATCTGCCCGGCCTCGTCCTCGCCCTCGACCGGGCCGAGGGGGCGCATTGCGAAGGCGTCGCCTTCGAGGTCGCGCCCGGAGCCGAGGCCGAGACCCTCGCCGTCCTGCGCGAGCGCGAGCTGATCTCGCGCGCCTATCTCGAATGCCGGTTGCCGGTCCGGCTGACCACCGCGGACGAGGTGGAGGCGCTGGTCTATGTGATCGATCGCGACCACGTGCAGTATTGCGGCGGGCTGGACCTCGAGGCGCAGGCCCGGATCATCGCGGCGGCGTGCGGTGACCGTGGTCCGAACCGCGACTACCTGTTCAACACGGCGGACCATCTGGACTGCCTCGGGATCCGGGATGCGGATCTCGCGTGGCTGGCGGCGAGGGTGCGCGCATTGAGCAACGGTTCCGAGGGCTGACGGCATTCCCCCGTTGGCAGCCGTCAAGCCTCTGCCTATTGTTCCGGTGCAGAAACAGGGGGCCGACAGCCGAATGCCGAGAACCGCCGTCGAGGCCGCGCCGCATTTCACTCAACCGGTCCGGCAGATCGTGATGATGCTCGTCGTCCTCGCGCTGGTGGCGGTGGGCGGCGCGGTGGCCTTCGCCACGCTCCGGTCGATCTTCCTGTCAAACCCCTATCTGAACGCCGGCATCGGCTTCGTCTTCCTGCTGGGCGTCGCCACCTG
This portion of the Rhodobacter sp. CZR27 genome encodes:
- a CDS encoding long-chain fatty acid--CoA ligase, which codes for MAGPRDLVSIPALLQRNAALFDNAPAYREKEFGIWQVWSWAEAAEEIRATALGFLALGLKRGDYVAVVGRNRPALYWSMVAAQMCGAIPVPLYQDAVADEMAYVLDHCGATFVVCGDQEQVDKIIEVQDRIHHIEQVIYVDKRGMRKYDHSRMNWLHDVVAEGRAAHLRFDAELDHRIAELTYDSTCVMLYTSGTTGKPKGVVLSNRNIIETSKNSAEFDNLRPGDEVLAYLPMAWVGDFIFSVGQAMWTGFCVNCPESATTMMNDLREIGPTYFFAPPRVFEGQLTNVMIRMEDAGRIKKALFHHYMKVARKVGPAILDGKPVSVNDRLAYFIGDKLIYGPLKNTLGFSRIRVGYTAGEAIGPEIFDFYRSLGINLKQLYGQTEASVFITQQPDGQVRSDTVGVPSPGVEVRIAENGEVFYRSPGTFVEYYKNAESTASTKDAEGWVATGDAGFFEEATGHLRIIDRAKDVGRMADGHLFAPKYVENKLKFFPSILEAVVFGNGRQMCTAFVNIDLNAVGNWAERNNIAYSSYQELAAHPAVYEMIRGHVEEVNASVAADPMLSGCQIHRFLILHKELDADDGEMTRTRKVRRKVIEEKYHDLIAALYDGRTSIATETEVTYEDGRKGAIRATLRIEDAAVASGTGQRMAAE
- the hisC gene encoding histidinol-phosphate transaminase, giving the protein MSDAIRPQPGILDIALYEGGKSHVAGIQNALKLSSNENPFGPSPKAKEAFLRSVHMLHRYPSTDHAGLRHAIAEVHGLDADRVICGCGSDEIITFLCQAYAGPHTDVVFTEHGFLMYRISALAVGATPVEVAERERTTDVDAILAACTPRTRLVFLANPNNPTGTMIGQADLARLAAGLPPQAILVLDGAYAEYVPGYDAGLRLIEERSNVVMTRTFSKIYGLGGLRIGWGYGPKAIIDVLNRIRGPFNLSTTQLETAEAAVRDQDHVARCRADNARWRVWLAEALAEIGVPSDTSMANFILARFADTEEAEACDLYLQSQGLIVRRVAGYKLPHCLRITIGDEASCRRVAHAIAQFKRTR
- a CDS encoding prephenate/arogenate dehydrogenase family protein → MAIYERVALIGLGLIASSMAHAMRQGGLCSEITGHARSAETRATAAEIGLCDRVFETAAEAVKGADLVVLAVPVGAMEAVAAEIAPHLKPGATVTDVGSVKQAVIAAVEPHIPEGVHFIPGHPLAGTEHSGPRSGFATLFRNRWWLLTPNDRTDPEALARLRSLCEGMGANVDTMDAAHHDLVLAVTSHTPHLIAYTMVGVADHLRRVTQSEVIRYSAAGFRDFTRIAASDPTMWRDVFLTNKEATLDILGRFTEELFALQRAIRLGDGDHLHEYFTRTRAIRRGIIEAGQDTAAPDFGRTGGGPTTGKG
- a CDS encoding ABC transporter ATP-binding protein — its product is MDALRMDKPEPEEPRIGGVLMEMKNITLRFGGVKAITDISFDIREGEIRAIIGPNGAGKSSMLNVMSGFYVPQEGEVWFKGRRRPPMKPYEVAQQGIARTFQNIALFEGMSVLDNIMTGRLTLMKTGLWSQALWWGRAQAEEVEHRAKVEKIIDFLEIQHIRKTPVGRLPYGLKKRVELARALATEPKLLLLDEPMAGMNVEEKEDMSRFILDTNDEFGTTIALIEHDMGVVMDLSDRVVVMDYGKKIGDGTPDEVRNNQAVIDAYLGVQHD
- a CDS encoding gamma-glutamylcyclotransferase produces the protein MDGPLWVFGYGSLIWDPGFPVARTLTARLDGWRRSFCMTSIHYRGTVDLPGLVLALDRAEGAHCEGVAFEVAPGAEAETLAVLRERELISRAYLECRLPVRLTTADEVEALVYVIDRDHVQYCGGLDLEAQARIIAAACGDRGPNRDYLFNTADHLDCLGIRDADLAWLAARVRALSNGSEG
- the rpsD gene encoding 30S ribosomal protein S4, which codes for MTKRTSAKYKIDRRMGENIWGRPKSPVNKREYGPGQHGQRRKNKLSDFGTQLRAKQKLKGYYGDLTEKQFRKIYTEAERVKGDTGEMLIGLLERRLDAIVYRAKFVPTIFAARQFVNHGHVTVNGQRVNIGSYRCKEGDVIQVREKSRQLASVLEATQLAERDVPDYIEVDYSKMTATFVRTPGLGDVPYPVQMEPNLVVEFYAKN
- a CDS encoding extensin family protein codes for the protein MRAFGVAVLLTGLLAGTAVADAPSVSLRPSANPAMQRIAAATGSETTPEQVLRPRARPALKVASAPVSTPAPAAEQAPAMSFLAQPEPSRKRAGILGALFRPKARPKEEVTQAAAVRTRPGSAMVQGRRGSVCGDPTIRGEAIAPIAGRIRGCGIADPVKVTSIDGVQLSMSATMDCTTARALKSWINRGLRPNLASDVVRLEIAGAYTCRSRNNVRGAPVSEHGRGKAVDISGFTLANGKSVSVARDWRRDKPMRAAHRAACGIFGTTLGPGSDGYHEDHLHFDTVSRRSPYCR
- a CDS encoding response regulator transcription factor; the encoded protein is MSRAPHVAILDDEPEIRRMLADALEDAGFQTTAYGRATEFEAALKRRTPDVCLVDLGLPDRDGLALVHRLALESGAAIIIVSGRAQVQDRVTGLELGADDYIIKPFDPAEVVARVRARLRKGRAETAPVAQTARFSGWTAHFDRYLLVAEDGTEVTFSHAEGEVLRLFLEAPRRLISRAQMQESLGGAAGESFDRAMDVRISRLRTKLGEDPRNPTLIKTIYGAGYIFLGEVEWR
- a CDS encoding PAS-domain containing protein, with the translated sequence MADKDEARVALTRAGLNLIQQGLSIYDSSLKLAVWNRRFREMFDLPERLASEGADFAETIRYLVERGEYGPVDDPETAVRSRVAAAQTFQPHYMERERPSGRWISVEGAPLPQGGWVTVYTDITEIKLQESLLRARSEVLSGEVLANAERLAQANRALAATNTALEEAQRELTEMEARTRLTTEMMPAHIAHVGRDLRYTYSNRRLSQVIPGRPSDILGLTGREALGEDVFGKIRPCLLRALEGEPSVLEFTAEDSGTRIRSAFTPDRIGNGPINGVYILSMDVTAETQAREALIQTRKRELTAQLTSGLAHDFANLLTVILGLQGRLERLGLPEEGRQLVSATVAAARRGGVLLDQIASISGKRELQPKATVLQRFLSDLQLIATPTLPETVRLEIEVAGTIPPVMLDAGALQDAALNLILNARDAIGPNGGTIRLTARAVRDTWIEILVEDDGPGFTEAALEHALDPFFTTKGGVGSGLGLSMVYDQIKLAGGTVRLGNRPGGGAAVQLRLPLKPADKPAAPTLVLLVEDNPDIRETVREMLRARGHAVIEAASADEALTLTDIPGLGLVLSDVNLPGRLSGVDLAERLAARGHPARVVLMTSLPAGDPRRRRAEAAAEVLSKPFDAAALAALLGAAA